The Pseudomonas orientalis genome contains a region encoding:
- a CDS encoding polysaccharide deacetylase family protein — protein MKTFASAIAVFALALSLGGCIGSPIALTPQTEQRLQARAPIRFLLTFDDGPSASGYNNPSRSVVADLAHNPILAGIKAVFFVQTEAARSGGSARGRKTLVREYAAGHVLAFHTATAFHTNHRWLNDAELERTLTQGAADIAAITGTPPLLVRPPFWNYDHRTFAAYRRHGMQVLLTDLSANDGKIWGFNGSPRRRANLYRQLSVVRERIAAGELPTVDGVIPVVVTFHDINRYTARHLQEYLQILMDSARINGLKTAAEPFYTDTATLQRAALARTVKEVNEPVHLPGVWNWLWDADAN, from the coding sequence ATGAAAACCTTCGCCTCAGCTATCGCCGTGTTCGCCCTGGCCCTGAGCCTAGGCGGCTGTATCGGCTCGCCCATCGCCCTGACGCCGCAGACCGAGCAACGCCTGCAGGCCCGGGCGCCGATCCGCTTCCTGCTGACCTTCGATGACGGCCCCAGCGCCTCGGGCTACAACAATCCGAGCCGTTCGGTGGTGGCCGATCTGGCTCATAACCCGATATTGGCGGGGATCAAGGCCGTGTTCTTCGTGCAGACCGAAGCAGCTCGCTCAGGTGGCAGCGCGCGGGGCCGCAAGACCCTGGTGCGCGAGTATGCCGCCGGCCATGTGCTGGCCTTCCACACGGCGACGGCGTTTCATACCAATCATCGCTGGCTCAATGACGCCGAGCTGGAACGCACCCTGACCCAGGGCGCGGCGGACATCGCCGCCATCACCGGCACGCCGCCCCTGCTGGTGCGGCCACCGTTCTGGAACTACGACCACCGCACGTTCGCCGCCTACCGACGCCACGGCATGCAGGTCCTGTTGACCGACCTGAGTGCCAACGACGGCAAGATCTGGGGTTTCAATGGCAGCCCACGCCGCCGCGCCAACCTGTACCGGCAGCTGTCAGTGGTGCGTGAGCGCATCGCGGCGGGTGAGTTGCCGACGGTGGACGGCGTGATACCGGTGGTGGTGACCTTCCATGACATCAACCGCTACACCGCACGGCATCTGCAGGAGTACCTGCAGATCCTGATGGACAGCGCCCGCATCAACGGCCTGAAGACCGCCGCCGAGCCCTTCTACACCGACACCGCCACCCTGCAACGCGCGGCGCTGGCCCGCACGGTCAAGGAGGTGAACGAGCCGGTGCATCTGCCGGGGGTGTGGAATTGGCTGTGGGATGCCGATGCCAACTGA
- a CDS encoding efflux RND transporter periplasmic adaptor subunit has translation MQLKPAVTALVTAVALASLLSGCKKEEAAPPAQTPQVGVVTIQPQAFTLTTELPGRTTAFRIAEVRPQVNGIILKRLFKEGADVKEGQQLYQIDPSVYEATLKSAQAKLTQTKSITDRYKQLVDEQAVSRQEYDTAVANRMTAEADLQNAQINVRYTKVFAPISGRIGRSAVTEGALVSNGQADAMAVIQQLDPIYVDVTQSSAEMLKLRRDLESGQLQKSGDNAAMVKLTLEDGSDYGQQGKLEFSEVSVDQTTGSVTLRAVFPNPNHVLLPGMFVHAQLQAGVNSKAILAPQQGVTRDLKGTPTALIVNADNKVEQRELVANRTAGAYWLVEKGLNAGDRVITEGLQYVKPGAEVKVTEAGNAKPAGSAAPAAAAAAGKGE, from the coding sequence ATGCAACTTAAGCCAGCTGTTACCGCTCTGGTCACTGCCGTCGCCCTGGCATCGCTGCTCAGCGGATGTAAAAAGGAAGAAGCGGCTCCGCCCGCTCAAACCCCTCAGGTCGGCGTGGTCACCATTCAACCGCAAGCCTTTACCCTGACCACCGAGCTGCCGGGCCGCACCACGGCCTTCCGCATTGCCGAAGTGCGCCCGCAGGTGAACGGCATCATTCTCAAGCGCCTGTTCAAGGAAGGCGCCGACGTGAAGGAAGGGCAGCAGCTCTACCAGATCGATCCATCGGTGTATGAAGCCACGCTCAAGAGCGCCCAGGCCAAGCTGACGCAGACCAAATCGATCACCGATCGCTACAAGCAACTGGTCGATGAGCAAGCCGTCAGCCGCCAGGAATACGACACCGCCGTCGCCAACCGCATGACGGCCGAGGCCGACCTGCAGAATGCGCAGATCAATGTGCGCTACACCAAAGTGTTCGCGCCGATTTCCGGGCGTATCGGCCGCTCTGCAGTGACCGAAGGCGCACTGGTCAGCAACGGCCAGGCCGATGCCATGGCTGTGATCCAGCAGTTGGACCCGATCTACGTTGACGTCACCCAGTCCTCGGCCGAAATGCTGAAACTGCGTCGTGACCTGGAAAGCGGCCAACTGCAAAAATCCGGCGACAACGCCGCCATGGTCAAGCTGACCCTGGAAGACGGCAGCGACTACGGCCAGCAAGGCAAACTGGAGTTCTCTGAAGTGTCGGTCGACCAGACCACCGGTTCCGTGACCCTGCGCGCCGTGTTCCCCAACCCCAACCATGTGCTGCTGCCGGGTATGTTCGTGCACGCCCAACTGCAAGCCGGTGTGAACAGCAAGGCCATTCTGGCGCCGCAACAGGGCGTGACCCGTGACCTCAAGGGCACTCCGACGGCCCTGATCGTCAATGCCGACAACAAGGTCGAGCAGCGTGAACTGGTGGCCAACCGTACCGCCGGCGCCTATTGGCTGGTGGAGAAAGGCCTCAACGCGGGCGACCGGGTCATCACCGAAGGCTTGCAGTACGTCAAGCCGGGCGCCGAGGTGAAAGTCACCGAAGCCGGCAACGCCAAGCCCGCCGGTTCTGCCGCTCCTGCTGCCGCTGCCGCTGCCGGCAAAGGGGAGTAA
- a CDS encoding ArsR/SmtB family transcription factor translates to MSIDLDEIIKALAHPVRRDILTWLKDPKVQFPEQLHNHEYGICAGQIDQRCGLSQSTVSAHLATLQRAGLITSQKAGQWHFFRRNEETIQAFLAALISELSAPAPQ, encoded by the coding sequence ATGTCCATCGACCTCGACGAAATAATAAAAGCCCTGGCCCACCCAGTACGACGAGACATCCTTACCTGGCTGAAAGACCCGAAAGTGCAGTTTCCCGAACAACTGCACAACCACGAATACGGCATCTGCGCCGGGCAGATCGACCAGCGCTGCGGCTTGTCCCAGTCGACCGTGTCGGCCCACTTGGCGACCTTGCAACGGGCGGGCCTGATCACCAGCCAGAAAGCCGGACAGTGGCACTTTTTCAGACGCAACGAAGAAACGATCCAAGCCTTCCTCGCAGCGCTCATCAGCGAACTCAGCGCCCCTGCGCCGCAATAA
- a CDS encoding alkene reductase: MTTIFDPIKLGDLELSNRIIMAPLTRCRADEGRVPNALMAEYYVQRASAGLILSEATSVTPMGVGYPDTPGIWSNDQVRGWANITKAVHGAGGKIFLQLWHVGRISHESYLNGEAPVAPSAIQAKGHVSLVRPLADYPTPRALETAEIADIIDAYRTGAENAKAAGFDGVEIHGANGYLLDQFLQSSTNQRTDQYGGSLENRARLLLEVTDAAIEVWGAGRVGVHLAPRADAHDMGDDNLAETFTYVASELGKRGIAFICSREKEGADSLGPQLKKAFGGMYIANERFTKDSANAWLAAGKADAVAFGIPFIANPDLPARLKADAPLNEPHPETFYGKGPVGYIDYPTLPI; the protein is encoded by the coding sequence ATGACGACTATTTTCGATCCGATAAAACTGGGCGACCTCGAACTGTCGAACCGCATCATCATGGCGCCGCTGACCCGCTGCCGTGCCGATGAAGGCCGCGTGCCCAACGCACTGATGGCCGAGTATTACGTACAGCGCGCGTCTGCCGGGCTGATCCTCAGCGAAGCCACTTCCGTAACGCCGATGGGTGTGGGTTACCCGGACACGCCGGGCATCTGGTCCAACGACCAGGTGCGTGGCTGGGCCAACATCACCAAGGCGGTACACGGCGCGGGCGGCAAGATATTCCTGCAACTGTGGCATGTCGGCCGCATCTCCCATGAGTCGTACCTCAATGGCGAGGCCCCGGTGGCGCCGAGCGCGATCCAGGCCAAAGGCCACGTCAGCCTGGTGCGCCCGCTGGCCGACTACCCCACCCCGCGCGCCCTGGAAACCGCTGAAATCGCCGACATCATCGACGCTTACCGCACCGGCGCCGAAAACGCCAAGGCCGCCGGTTTCGACGGCGTGGAAATCCACGGTGCCAACGGCTACCTGCTCGACCAGTTCCTCCAAAGCAGCACCAACCAGCGCACCGACCAATACGGCGGCTCCCTGGAAAACCGTGCGCGCCTGTTGCTGGAAGTGACCGACGCCGCCATCGAAGTCTGGGGCGCCGGCCGCGTGGGCGTGCACCTGGCACCGCGTGCCGACGCCCACGACATGGGCGATGACAACCTGGCGGAAACCTTCACCTACGTCGCCAGCGAACTGGGCAAACGTGGCATCGCCTTCATCTGTTCCCGTGAAAAAGAAGGCGCCGACAGCCTCGGCCCGCAACTGAAAAAAGCCTTCGGCGGCATGTACATCGCCAACGAACGCTTCACCAAAGACAGCGCCAACGCCTGGCTGGCCGCCGGCAAGGCCGATGCGGTGGCCTTCGGCATACCGTTCATTGCCAACCCGGACCTGCCGGCACGCCTGAAGGCCGATGCGCCGCTGAACGAGCCGCACCCGGAAACCTTCTACGGCAAAGGTCCGGTGGGTTATATCGATTATCCGACGCTGCCGATTTAA
- a CDS encoding TetR family transcriptional regulator, with protein MVRRTKEEAQETRSQILQAAEHAFYERGVARTTLADIAALAGVTRGAIYWHFSNKSDLLQALLDTLHEPLDELARASESEDEVDPLGCMRKLLIHLYHQVALDPKTRRINEILFHKCEFTDEMCDMRRQRQAHSLECNLRIGLTLRNAVHRGQLPESLDTNRAAVCIHAYIHGLIGQWLLVPESFQLHQDAERWVDAGLDMLRLSPSLRN; from the coding sequence ATGGTTCGTCGCACCAAAGAGGAAGCTCAGGAAACCCGCAGCCAAATCCTCCAAGCCGCCGAGCACGCCTTTTATGAACGTGGCGTTGCACGCACCACGCTGGCGGACATCGCCGCCCTGGCAGGCGTGACGCGCGGTGCCATCTACTGGCACTTCAGTAACAAGTCCGATTTGCTGCAGGCCCTGCTCGACACGCTGCACGAACCCCTGGACGAATTGGCCCGGGCGAGTGAAAGCGAGGATGAAGTCGACCCGTTGGGGTGCATGCGCAAGCTGCTGATTCATCTCTATCATCAAGTGGCCCTGGACCCGAAAACCCGGCGCATCAACGAGATCCTGTTTCATAAGTGCGAGTTCACCGATGAAATGTGTGACATGCGCCGCCAGCGCCAGGCCCATAGCCTGGAGTGCAACCTGCGTATCGGCCTGACGTTGCGTAACGCGGTGCATCGCGGGCAATTACCGGAAAGTCTCGATACCAACCGTGCTGCGGTGTGCATTCATGCCTACATCCACGGCCTTATCGGCCAGTGGCTGCTGGTGCCTGAAAGCTTTCAACTGCATCAGGACGCCGAGCGCTGGGTGGACGCGGGGCTGGACATGCTGCGCCTGAGTCCGAGCCTGCGCAATTGA
- a CDS encoding efflux RND transporter permease subunit, whose translation MSKFFIDRPIFAWVIALVIMLVGALSILKLPINQYPAIAPTAIDIQVTYPGASAQTVQDTVVQVIEQQLNGIDNLRYVASDSNSDGSMTITATFNQGTNPDIAQVQVQNKLNLATPLLPQEVQQQGIRVTKSVKNFLMVIGLVSEDGSMTKDDLSNYIVSNIQDPISRTSGVGDFQVFGSQYAMRIWLDPAKLNNFQLTPVDVSNAIKAQNVQVATGQLGGLPALPGTQLNATIIGKTRLQSAEEFAKILMKVNPDGSQVRLGDVSRIELGGQNYSISAQFNGKPASGMAIKLAAGANALDTGKAIRATVASLEPFFPPGMKAVVPYDTTPVVTESISGVVHTLVEAIVLVFLVMFLFLQNFRATIITTMTVPVVLLGTFGILAAFGFTINTLTMFGMILAIGLLVDDAIVVVENVERVMAEEHLSPKEATIKSMGQIQGALVGIALVLSAVLLPMAFFGGSTGVIYRQFSITIVSAMALSVLVALIFTPALCATMLKAIDPEKHGQPKRGFFGWFNRTFDSGVLKYERGVGGMIKHKIPAFIVYALILAGMIWMFTRIPSAFLPEEDQGVIFAQVQTPVGASAERTQKVIDDMRAFLLHDKEGEPGEGKAVKSVFTVNGFNFAGRGQSSGLAFVMLKPWDERDSSQSVFEVAKRAQGYFFGAFKDAMVFAIVPPSVLELGNATGFDVFLQDQGGVGHDKLMAARNQFLGAAAQSKILAGVRPNGVNDEPQYELTVDDEKASAQGISLSDIQQTLAIALGGSYINDFIDRGRVKKVYVQGDAASRMSPEDLDKWYVRADSGKMVPLSAISSGKWIYGSPKLSRYNGVAAMEILGTPAPGYSTGDAMAEVERIAKELPAGIGYAWTGLSYEERLSGSQAPALYALSLLVVFLCLAALYESWSIPIAVILVVPLGVIGALIATSMRGLSNDVFFQVGLLVTVGLAAKNAILIVEFAKELHEQGKGIVEAAIEASRMRLRPIIMTSMAFVLGVLPLAISTGAGSGSQHAIGTGVIGGMITATVLAIFWVPLFYATVSSAGERKKKDTTETPKEAGQ comes from the coding sequence ATGTCGAAATTTTTTATCGACCGTCCCATTTTCGCCTGGGTAATTGCCCTGGTGATCATGCTGGTCGGGGCACTGTCGATCCTGAAGCTGCCCATCAACCAATACCCGGCCATTGCGCCAACCGCCATTGATATCCAGGTGACCTACCCAGGCGCGTCCGCACAAACCGTGCAGGACACCGTGGTGCAGGTGATCGAGCAACAACTCAATGGTATCGACAACCTGCGCTATGTGGCCTCGGACAGTAACTCCGACGGCAGCATGACCATCACCGCGACGTTCAACCAGGGTACCAACCCGGACATCGCCCAGGTTCAGGTGCAGAACAAGCTGAACCTGGCAACCCCACTGCTGCCGCAAGAAGTGCAGCAGCAGGGTATTCGCGTGACCAAGTCGGTGAAGAACTTCCTGATGGTGATCGGTCTGGTGTCGGAAGACGGCAGCATGACCAAGGACGACCTCTCCAACTATATCGTGTCCAACATCCAGGACCCGATTTCTCGTACCTCGGGTGTGGGTGACTTCCAGGTCTTCGGTTCGCAGTACGCCATGCGTATCTGGCTCGACCCGGCCAAGCTGAACAACTTCCAGCTCACCCCGGTGGATGTCAGCAATGCCATCAAGGCCCAGAACGTGCAGGTGGCCACTGGCCAACTGGGCGGTCTGCCTGCCCTGCCCGGCACTCAATTGAACGCCACCATCATCGGCAAGACGCGTCTGCAAAGCGCCGAAGAATTCGCCAAGATCCTGATGAAAGTGAATCCCGACGGCTCGCAAGTGCGCCTGGGCGACGTTTCGCGTATTGAACTGGGCGGCCAGAACTACAGCATCAGCGCGCAATTCAACGGTAAGCCGGCGTCCGGTATGGCGATCAAGCTGGCCGCCGGGGCGAACGCCCTGGACACCGGTAAAGCGATCCGCGCCACCGTGGCGTCCCTGGAACCGTTCTTCCCGCCCGGCATGAAAGCCGTGGTGCCGTACGACACGACCCCGGTAGTGACCGAATCGATCTCCGGTGTGGTGCACACCCTGGTCGAAGCGATCGTGCTGGTGTTCCTGGTGATGTTCTTGTTCCTGCAGAACTTCCGCGCCACCATCATCACCACCATGACCGTACCGGTGGTATTGCTGGGTACGTTCGGGATCCTGGCGGCGTTCGGTTTCACCATCAACACCCTGACCATGTTCGGCATGATCCTGGCCATCGGCTTGCTGGTGGACGATGCCATCGTCGTGGTGGAAAACGTCGAACGGGTCATGGCCGAGGAGCACCTGTCGCCCAAGGAAGCGACCATCAAATCCATGGGCCAGATCCAGGGCGCCCTGGTGGGTATTGCCCTGGTACTCTCGGCGGTATTGCTGCCGATGGCCTTCTTCGGCGGTTCCACCGGCGTGATCTACCGGCAGTTCTCCATCACCATTGTGTCGGCGATGGCGTTGTCGGTACTGGTTGCCCTGATCTTCACCCCGGCCCTGTGCGCCACCATGCTCAAGGCGATCGATCCGGAAAAGCACGGCCAACCCAAGCGCGGCTTCTTCGGCTGGTTCAACCGCACCTTCGACAGCGGCGTACTCAAGTACGAGCGCGGCGTGGGCGGGATGATCAAGCACAAGATCCCGGCTTTCATCGTGTATGCGCTGATCCTGGCCGGCATGATCTGGATGTTCACCCGTATCCCGAGCGCGTTCCTGCCTGAAGAAGACCAGGGCGTGATCTTTGCCCAGGTACAGACCCCCGTGGGCGCCTCGGCCGAGCGTACGCAAAAAGTCATCGACGACATGCGCGCCTTCCTGCTGCATGACAAGGAAGGCGAGCCAGGCGAAGGCAAGGCCGTGAAGTCGGTATTTACCGTGAACGGCTTCAACTTCGCCGGTCGCGGCCAGAGCTCGGGCCTTGCATTCGTGATGCTCAAGCCGTGGGACGAGCGTGATTCGTCGCAGTCGGTATTCGAAGTGGCCAAGCGGGCCCAGGGTTACTTCTTCGGGGCCTTCAAGGACGCCATGGTATTTGCCATCGTGCCGCCTTCGGTTCTGGAACTGGGTAACGCCACCGGCTTCGACGTGTTCCTGCAAGACCAGGGTGGTGTCGGCCACGACAAGCTGATGGCAGCGCGTAACCAGTTCCTCGGTGCGGCGGCCCAGAGCAAGATCCTGGCGGGCGTGCGCCCCAACGGCGTGAACGATGAGCCGCAGTACGAACTGACCGTCGATGACGAGAAAGCCAGCGCCCAGGGCATCAGCCTGTCGGACATCCAGCAGACCCTGGCCATCGCGCTGGGCGGCAGCTACATCAACGACTTCATCGACCGTGGTCGGGTGAAGAAGGTGTATGTGCAGGGTGATGCGGCCAGCCGTATGTCGCCGGAAGACCTGGACAAATGGTACGTGCGCGCCGACTCCGGGAAGATGGTGCCGCTGTCGGCCATCTCGTCTGGCAAGTGGATCTACGGCTCGCCGAAGCTCTCGCGTTACAACGGTGTAGCGGCCATGGAAATCCTCGGCACGCCGGCGCCTGGTTACAGTACCGGTGACGCAATGGCGGAAGTCGAGCGCATTGCCAAGGAACTGCCGGCCGGCATCGGCTATGCCTGGACAGGCCTGTCGTACGAAGAACGCCTGTCCGGCTCCCAGGCGCCTGCGCTGTATGCCCTGTCGTTGCTGGTGGTGTTCCTGTGCCTCGCCGCCTTGTATGAAAGCTGGTCGATCCCGATTGCGGTGATTCTGGTCGTGCCGCTGGGTGTGATCGGTGCGTTGATCGCCACCAGCATGCGCGGCTTGTCCAACGACGTGTTCTTCCAGGTAGGCTTGCTGGTCACGGTGGGCCTTGCGGCGAAGAACGCCATCCTGATCGTGGAGTTTGCCAAAGAGCTGCACGAACAAGGCAAGGGCATCGTCGAGGCGGCCATCGAGGCGTCCCGCATGCGTCTGCGTCCGATCATCATGACGTCCATGGCGTTCGTGCTCGGCGTATTGCCGCTGGCGATTTCCACCGGCGCCGGCTCAGGCAGCCAGCATGCAATCGGTACCGGCGTGATCGGCGGTATGATCACGGCAACGGTGCTGGCGATCTTCTGGGTGCCACTGTTCTACGCAACCGTGTCCTCGGCCGGCGAACGTAAAAAGAAAGACACCACTGAAACTCCTAAAGAGGCTGGCCAATGA
- a CDS encoding OprD family porin codes for MSTFHPRQLLLASVVSSLVLPAFAEEHGFLEDASANLNLRNFFFNRNYTNPTKTQGGAQEWTQSFILDAKSGFTQGTVGFGVDVLGLYSLKLDGGRGTGGTQLLPLDHDGRPADAFGRLGVAFKARFSRTEVKVGEWMPVLPILRSDDGRSLPQTLRGGQITSKEIDGLTLYGGQFRANSPRDDSSMRDMSMTGKTAFTSDRFNFQGAEYAFNDKRTQVGVWNAQLKDIYRQQFVNLIHSQPVGDWTLGANLGFFYGKDDGSARAGELDNKTWSGLFSARYGGNTVYVGLQKLTGNSAWMRVNGTSGGTLANDSYNSSYDNAEEKSWQVRHDYNFAALGVPGLTLMNRYISGSNVHTGTVTDGKEWGRESELGYTVQSGSLKNLTLRWRNSSMRRDYSNNEFDENRLIVSYPISLL; via the coding sequence ATGAGCACTTTCCATCCGCGCCAGCTCCTGCTGGCCAGCGTTGTCAGCAGTCTTGTCCTCCCCGCTTTTGCCGAAGAACACGGATTTCTCGAAGACGCCAGCGCCAACCTCAACCTGCGCAACTTCTTCTTCAATCGCAATTACACCAACCCGACCAAAACCCAGGGCGGCGCGCAGGAGTGGACGCAAAGTTTCATCCTCGACGCCAAGTCCGGGTTCACTCAAGGCACGGTCGGCTTCGGTGTGGACGTGCTGGGCTTGTACTCGCTCAAGCTCGATGGCGGGCGCGGCACCGGCGGCACGCAGTTATTGCCGCTGGACCACGACGGCCGCCCAGCCGATGCGTTCGGTCGCCTGGGCGTGGCGTTCAAGGCGCGTTTTTCCAGGACCGAAGTGAAGGTCGGTGAATGGATGCCGGTGCTGCCGATCCTGCGCTCGGACGATGGCCGCTCATTGCCGCAAACCTTGCGTGGCGGCCAGATCACGTCGAAGGAAATCGATGGCCTGACCCTGTATGGCGGTCAGTTTCGTGCCAACAGCCCGCGGGACGACAGCAGCATGCGCGACATGTCGATGACCGGCAAAACCGCGTTCACGTCCGATCGCTTCAACTTCCAGGGTGCCGAATACGCCTTCAACGACAAACGCACGCAAGTCGGAGTGTGGAATGCCCAGCTCAAGGACATCTACCGCCAGCAGTTCGTCAATCTGATTCACAGCCAGCCCGTGGGCGACTGGACCCTGGGCGCCAACCTGGGGTTCTTCTACGGCAAGGACGACGGCAGCGCCCGGGCAGGTGAGCTGGACAACAAGACCTGGTCAGGCCTGTTCTCCGCCCGTTACGGCGGCAACACCGTCTATGTCGGCCTGCAAAAACTCACCGGCAACAGCGCCTGGATGCGTGTCAACGGCACCAGCGGCGGCACCCTGGCCAACGACAGCTATAACTCAAGCTACGACAACGCCGAGGAAAAATCCTGGCAGGTTCGCCACGACTACAACTTCGCGGCGCTTGGTGTACCCGGCCTTACCTTGATGAACCGCTATATCAGCGGCAGCAACGTGCACACCGGCACGGTGACCGACGGCAAGGAATGGGGGCGCGAAAGCGAATTGGGCTACACCGTACAAAGCGGCAGCCTGAAAAACCTGACCCTGCGCTGGCGCAACTCCAGCATGCGGCGTGACTACAGCAACAATGAGTTCGATGAAAACCGGTTGATCGTCAGCTACCCGATAAGTCTGCTGTAA
- a CDS encoding ACP phosphodiesterase has protein sequence MNYLAHLHLGGQRPAQLLGSLYGDFVKGRLQGQFNPQIEAAIQLHRSIDRFTDSHPLVGAALSRFSLTRRRYAGIVLDVFFDHCLARDWALYADQPLERFTAQVYRVLAAEPALPGRLAQIAPYMAADDWLGSYREFAVMEQVLRGISRRLTDSEALGFAMRELRELYEPLSEDFRVFYPQLQSFARIQLNTEI, from the coding sequence ATGAATTATCTCGCACATCTGCACCTGGGCGGCCAACGGCCTGCGCAATTGCTGGGCAGCCTGTATGGCGACTTCGTCAAAGGCCGCCTGCAGGGCCAGTTCAACCCGCAAATCGAAGCGGCGATCCAGTTGCATCGCTCGATTGACCGGTTCACCGACAGCCACCCGTTGGTAGGGGCGGCGTTGTCGCGCTTCAGCCTGACCCGCAGGCGCTATGCCGGAATCGTGCTCGACGTGTTTTTCGACCATTGCCTGGCGCGGGATTGGGCGCTGTATGCCGACCAGCCCCTGGAGCGCTTCACCGCGCAGGTGTACCGCGTGCTCGCCGCAGAACCCGCGTTGCCGGGGCGGCTGGCGCAGATTGCGCCGTATATGGCGGCGGATGATTGGCTGGGGTCTTATCGTGAGTTTGCGGTGATGGAGCAGGTATTGCGCGGGATTTCGCGGCGGTTGACGGACTCTGAAGCGCTGGGATTTGCGATGCGTGAGTTGCGCGAGCTTTACGAGCCGTTGAGTGAAGATTTCCGGGTTTTCTACCCCCAATTACAGAGCTTTGCACGTATCCAGCTGAACACTGAGATCTAA
- the adeC gene encoding AdeC/AdeK/OprM family multidrug efflux complex outer membrane factor, with amino-acid sequence MSKSLLSLAVTAFVLSGCSLIPDYQRPEAPVAAQFPQGPAYSSAQAPGQAAAEQGWKQFFHDPALQQLIQTALVNNRDLRVAALNIDAYAAQYQIQRADLFPAVSATGSGSRSRTPARLSQTGESSISSQYSAGLGISAYELDLFGRVRSLSEEALQKYFATEEARRSTQISLVASVANAYLTWQADKELLKLTQDTLGAFEQSFKLTSRSNEVGVASALDLSQARTSVENARVQLARYTRQVAQDENSLTLLLGTGLPANIASKPLSDDLLSEVPAGLPSDLLQRRPDIVQAEYNLKAANANIGAARAAFFPSISLTASAGTASPNLGGLFKGGSGTWSFAPQINIPIFNAGSLRASLDYSKIQKEINVANYEKAIQTGFQEVSDGLAARATYKQQLDAQRGFVAANQDYYRLAERRYRIGVDSNLTFLDAQRQLFSAQQSLITDRLAQLTSEVNLYKALGGGWNEQTAKNEPVKEEAPALKLF; translated from the coding sequence ATGAGCAAGTCGCTACTTTCCTTAGCCGTCACCGCATTCGTGCTCAGTGGCTGCTCGCTGATCCCTGACTACCAGCGCCCCGAAGCGCCGGTAGCGGCGCAGTTCCCGCAGGGGCCGGCGTACTCGTCGGCCCAGGCGCCGGGCCAGGCTGCCGCGGAGCAAGGCTGGAAGCAGTTTTTCCACGACCCTGCCCTGCAACAGCTGATCCAGACCGCGCTGGTGAACAACCGTGACCTGCGCGTCGCGGCCCTGAACATCGACGCTTATGCGGCGCAGTACCAGATCCAGCGTGCCGACCTGTTCCCGGCCGTCTCGGCGACCGGCAGCGGCAGCCGCTCGCGTACTCCGGCGCGGCTGTCGCAGACCGGCGAATCGAGCATCTCCAGCCAGTACTCGGCGGGCCTGGGGATCAGCGCTTATGAGCTGGACCTGTTTGGTCGCGTGCGCAGCCTGAGCGAAGAAGCATTGCAGAAGTACTTCGCCACCGAAGAAGCACGGCGCAGCACCCAGATCAGCCTGGTGGCCAGTGTGGCCAATGCCTACCTGACCTGGCAGGCCGACAAGGAACTGCTCAAGCTGACCCAGGACACGCTCGGCGCGTTCGAGCAGAGCTTCAAGCTGACCTCGCGCAGCAACGAAGTCGGCGTGGCTTCGGCCCTCGACCTCAGCCAGGCGCGCACCTCGGTGGAGAACGCCCGGGTGCAGCTTGCCCGCTATACGCGCCAGGTGGCTCAGGATGAAAACAGCCTGACCCTGCTGCTGGGCACCGGCCTGCCGGCGAATATCGCCAGCAAGCCACTGTCCGATGACCTGCTCAGCGAAGTACCGGCCGGCTTGCCGTCGGACCTGCTGCAACGGCGTCCCGACATCGTTCAGGCCGAGTACAACCTCAAGGCCGCCAACGCCAACATCGGTGCGGCACGCGCGGCGTTCTTCCCGAGCATCAGCCTGACCGCCAGCGCCGGCACCGCCAGCCCGAACCTGGGCGGCCTGTTCAAGGGCGGCTCGGGCACCTGGTCGTTCGCACCGCAGATCAACATCCCGATCTTCAACGCCGGTAGCCTGCGCGCAAGCCTGGACTACTCGAAGATCCAGAAAGAGATCAACGTGGCCAACTACGAGAAGGCCATCCAGACCGGCTTCCAGGAAGTTTCCGACGGCCTGGCCGCACGGGCGACCTACAAGCAGCAACTGGATGCCCAACGTGGCTTCGTCGCCGCCAACCAGGATTACTACCGCCTGGCCGAGCGTCGCTACCGCATTGGGGTGGACAGCAACCTGACCTTCCTCGACGCCCAGCGCCAACTGTTCAGTGCCCAGCAATCGCTGATCACCGACCGCCTGGCGCAGCTGACCAGCGAGGTCAACCTGTACAAGGCCCTCGGCGGTGGCTGGAATGAGCAGACGGCGAAGAACGAGCCGGTGAAAGAAGAAGCACCGGCGCTGAAGTTGTTCTGA